CGATGTAATCGAACTCTTCTTCAAAGGGCATGCAGGGCTTCCGGCAATGGAACAATCGCTTCGGCTGCCGATCCTAGGCGATGGATTTTCGGAACGCAATGTTCCACTTTAGAGGTTTACCCGTATGACGCGTCCTGCGCGAAGCGCTGTTGCTGCACCTGCTGTTGTCTCCAAGAAGCGCCCCGCGGCGCGCGCGTCGGCGCCCGCGGCCCAGGCCGAGGAGCCGGCGACGGGCTCATCGGCCGAGCGCAGCCTGCGCCTGCTGGCCCTGCTGGCCAACGAAGGTCGCGCGCTGTCGCTGGCCGAACTGGCGGCGCAGCTGTCGCTGCCCAAGGGCACGGCGCATCGCATCTGCACGCAGCTCCTGGCGACGGGCTTCCTGGCGCGCGATGTGGACGAGCGCATGTTCAGCGTCGGGCCCGCGCTGCGTCAGCTGGCCTTCGACACGCTGAACCACGGCGTGGTGCGCGGGCTGCGGCACGAGGTGCTGTCGGAGCTGGTGCACCAGGTCGGCGAGACCTGCAACTTCACGACGCTCGATGGGGTGCAGGTGCTGTACCTCGACCGCGTCGAGGCGCAATGGCCGCTGCGGCTGACGCTGGATGTGGGCTCGCATGTGCCGCTGCATTGCACGGCGAGCGGCAAGCTGTTCCTGGCGCAGATGGAGAAGAAGGAGCGCGATGCGGTGATCGGGCAGATCACGCTGGCGCGGATGACTGCCAACACGATCACCGATGCGGACCAGCTGCGGGCCGAGTGCGAGGCGATCGTCAGGCAGGGCTATTCGACGGACCGGGAGGAGTTCATCGCGGGCCTGGTGGCGGTGGCGGTGCCGGTATTCGATGCGGCGGGCAAGCAGCGCGCCGCCATTGCCGTGCATGCGCCGACCGCGCGGATGACGATGGAGGATGCGATCAAGAGGATCGGGGCGTTGAGGGAAGCGGCGGGGAGGATGGCGGGATTGCTCTGAGACATAAGGCGGCGAGACCTCACAGCCGCTCGCAGAAATCCATCAGGTGGTTGCGAAACCAGCGGTGGCTTGCATCGCGCTCGGCCACCTCGTGCCAGATGAGGTAGACGGGAAAGCTGGGCATGCGCAGCGGCACCGCGTGCGATTTGAGGCGGAAGTGATCGGCATACAGGTGTGCCATGCGCCGCGGCAGCGTGCAGATCATGTCGGAGGTCTGCACCATCACCGGCATCGACAGGAAGTGCGGGACGGTCACCGCGATCTTGCGGGCGAGGCCGCGCTTGGACAGTGCCAGGTCGATCATGGGCATGGCGTTGGTGCGCGGCGCGAGGACGACGTGGCGCAGCCCGAGGAAGGTCTCCAGGCCGAGCTTCTCGCCGATCTCCGGGTGGTCGCGCCGCGACAGGCTCAGCAGCGTCTCGGTCAGCACGCACTTGTTCCGGTAGGCCGGCTCCTGCGGCACGAAGTAGTCCAGCGCCAGGTCCACGGCACCGTCGCGCAGCTCGCCCTTGAGCTGCGCACTGGGCTCGGGGCGGATCCTGATGCGGATGCGCGGTGCCACCTTGGCCAGCCAGTCCACGAAGCGCGGCAGGATGATGGTTTCGCCGTAGTCCTCCACCGCGACCACGAATTCGCGGTCCGAGTGCGCGAAGTCGAAGTCGCCGTCCCCGCGCAGGCCGCGTTCCAGCGCATCCAGCGCCTGGCGGATCGGCTCGGCCAGCGTCTTGGCGCGCGAGGTCGGCACCATGCCCTGGCCGCTGCGCTCGAACAGCGGATCCCCCAACCGGTCGCGCAGCCGGCCCAGCGCGTTGCTCACCGTCGGCTGCGAAAGGTGCAGCGTGCGCGCGGCCTTGGAGATGCTGCGCTCCTTGTAGACGGCGTCGAAGATCACCAGGAGATTGAGGTCCAGCGAGCGGAGGTTCATGGTTCGCAATGCTATTTGGAATATGAATATTCGCAATTCAACAATGAAAGTAGCCGAATGACCTGACCCTCTGAACAATGCGCTGCATACCCAAGGAGACAAGCGCATGACAGAGGCCGCAGCCACCGTGCTGATGGACCGCCCGCTCGATGGCGTGGCGCGCCTGAAACTGAACCGCCCCGAAGCGCGCAACGCGCTGAACCAGGCGTTGCGTCGCGCGCTGGCCGAGGCTTTCGCGCAACTGGACCAGGACGAGAGCGTGCGCTGCGTCCTGCTGTGCGGCGGCAGCCATTGCTTCGCCGCCGGCGCGGACATCAAGGAGATCGCCGCGCTCGGTGCGAGCGAGGTCTGGCGCCTGGCGGTGCCGCGCTATTGGAAGCCCATCGCCGAGTTCTCCAAGCCGCTGATTGCGGCCGTGGCCGGCCCTGCGCTGGGCGGTGGCTGCGAGCTCGCGCTGCATGCCGATGTGATCGTGGCCGCGCGCAGCGCCCGGTTCGGCCAGCCCGAGGTGACGGTCGGCATCATGCCCGGCGGCGGTGCGACCCAGCGCCTGATGAAGACGGTCGGCAAGTACCGCGCGATGAAGCTCATGCTCACCGGCGAAGCGGTGGGCGCCGACGAGGCGCTGGCCATGGGCATGGTCAGCGAAGTCGTCGACGACGAGGCGCTCGAAGCGCGCGCGCTCGAGCTCGCCGCGCTCATCGCCGCGCGCCCGCCGATGGCGCTGCGGTTGCTCAAGGAGGTCGCGCTGGCCGGCGCGGACGCGCCGCTCTCGGCCGGGCTCCTGCTGGAGCGTCGCGCCTTCGAACTGCTGTTCGACAGCAGCGACCAGAAGGAAGGCATGCAGGCCTTCTCCGAGCGCCGCGTCCCCCGCTTTGCCGGGCGCTGAGCCGCTCCCCGCCGAATTTCACTGACCGACAAAGGAAAAGACTTCATGCGTGCAGACGTTGCGATCGTCGGCTACGGGCGAACGCCCTACAGCCGGGCCAAGCCGGGGGAGCCGGTGCTTACCGTGGACGAATACATCGCCTGGGCGGCTGACCTCGCCCTGCAGAAGGCCGGGATGTCCAAGAACGACTTCGATGGCCAGGGGCTCGGGGTCTCGCATGCCGAGGTCGCCCACACCGTCAACTGGTCGGCCGCCACTGCCGAGAATCTGGGCATCAGCCCGCAGGTGCTGCTGCGCGGCGACCAGGGCGGTGCGTCGGCGGCGTCGATGCTGATCCGCGCGGCGGCGATGATCCGCAGCGGCATCGTCGACCGGGTGCTGGTGGTCGGCGCCGATACGCCGCTCAACATCCCCTCGCTGGCGCCTGGGCTGCCGCTGTCGCCGGAGCGCACGCGCGGCGTGTACTGGGACTTCCAGGGGCCCTTCGGCGTGATGGGGGCGAGCGCGCAATTCGCGCTGGTGCAGACGCGCTACCAGCACCAGTACGCGCTGAAGTCCGAACAGCTCGGCAAGATCGCGGTGACCAACCGCTTCCACGCATCGCTGCATCCCGGGGCGATCTATCGCCAGCCCTTCACGCTGGAGGACTACATGCGTTCGCGCGTGCTGTCCGACCCGATCCGCCTGCTGGACTGCGTGCCGATCGTCAATGGCGGCCTGGCGTACATCGTCACCTCGGCAGAGACCGCCCGCACGCTCACCGACCGGCCGGTGTACCTGCTGGGCGCCGGCGAGGCGAACAACTACTACCACGGCTCGCGCGCGCTGCCGGACATCACGACCACCGGCTATGCGGTGGCCGCGCCGCTCGCCATGCAGCGTGCCGGCGTGCGGCACGAGGACATCGATTTCCTCCAGCCCTACGACGACTATCCCTTCATCGCGATGATGACCATCGAGGACCACGGCTTCTGCCGGAAGGGGGAGGGCGGCCGCTTCGTCGAGGAGCACGACCTGCGCTTCGACGGCGACTTCCCGATGTCCACCGACGGCGGCCAGCTGTCGGGAGGGCAGCCCGGGGGGGCCATCGGCGGCTTCATGCCGCTGGTCGAGGCGGTCACGCAGCTGCGCGGCGAGGCCGGCGACCGGCAGGTGCGCGACGCCCGCATCGGCATCGCCTGCGGCTTCGGCGGCATTCCCTACGGCAGGCCCGGCCGCAGCTGCATTTCCCTCATCCTCGGAACGGAGCCCTGAACATGGCAGACCTCTACCCGGACAAGCCGCAGCCCACCATCACCGACCTCACGCGACCGTTCTGGGCCGGCGCCAGGGAGGGCCGGCTCATGCTGCAGAAGTGCCGGCGCTGCGCCACCTTCAACTTCCATCCCAAGCCCTGGTGTATCGAATGCGGCAGCCGCGAGCTGGACTGGACCGAGGCCAGGCCCTTCGGCACCGTGTACTCGCACACCGTGTCGCGCTCGGTCGCGATGAACTACCCCGGCTGGGAAGCCGAGCTGCCGGTCGTGATGTGCCTGATCGACCTGGATGACGGCGCCCGCATGTACGGCCAGCTGACCGACTGCGCGCCCGCTCTGGTGCGCGTCGGCATGCGGGTCGAGGCGCATTTCCAGGCGATCGGCGAGGAGGCCGGCATCCCGCGCTTCCGGCCCCTGCGCGAAGGCGCAGCCGGGGAGCGCTGAACATGGCGCATGACGTCCCCGACGCGCAGACCCTGCGAAAGGCGGCTATGCGCGACGTGCCCTTCGACTGGAAGGATGCGCTGCGCTTCGACGATCTGCTGACGCCCGAGGAGATCATGATCCGCGACGCCGCCCGCGACTATGCGCAGGGGCAGCTGATGCCGCGCATCCGCGAGGCGCACCGGCACGAGACCTTCGACGTCGGCGTGATGCGCGAGATGGCCGAGCTCGGCTTCCTCGGCGCCACCATCGAGGGCTTCGGCTGCGCCGGCATCAGCTACGTGGGCTATGGGCTGATTGCGCGCGAGTTCGAGCGGGTCGACACCTGCTTCCGTTCGGCGCTCGGCGTGCAGACCACCCTCAGCATGACGCCGATCTACCTGTTCGGCAGCCAGGAGCAGCGCGAGCGCTACCTGCCGGCGATGGCGCGTGCGGACAAGCTGGGCTGCTTCGGCCTCACGGAGCCGGACCACGGCTCCGACCCCGGCAGCATGAACAGCCGGGCGCGCAAGGTCGACGGCGGCTATCTCCTGTCTGGCACCAAGACCTGGATCACGCATGCGCCGATTGCGGACCTGATGGTCGTCTGGGCCAAGGACGACGATGGCCGCGTCCGCGGCTTCATCCTCGAGCGCGGGATGAAGGGCCTCGCCACCAGCAAGATCGAAGGCAAGTTCTCGGTGCGTGCATCGCCCACCGGCCAGATCATGATGGACGACGTCTTCGTGCCCGAGTCGCAGCGCCTGCCCGGCGCCAGCGGCATCGGCGCTCCCTTCGCCTGCCTCAACAACGCGCGCTTCGGCATCTGCTGGGGCGCGCTGGGCGCGGCCGAGTTCTGCTGGCATGCGGCCCGGCAGTACGCGCTGGACCGCAAGCAGTTCGGCCGGCCGCTGGCGGCCAACCAGCTGGTGCAGAAGAAGCTGGCCGACATGCAGACCGAAATCGTGCTCGGCCTGCACGCCTGCCTGCACCTGAGCCGGCTGCGCGACCAGGGCCGCGCCAGCCCGGAGATGGTGTCGCTGCTCAAGCGCAACTGCGCGGGCAAGGCGCTGGACATCGCGCGCGCCGCGCGCGACGTGCATGGCGGCAACGGCATCTCCGACGAATACCACGTGATCCGCCACGTGCTCAACCTCGAGACCGTCAACACGCTCGAGGGCACGCACGACATCCATGCGCTGGTGCTGGGCCGGGCGCAGACGGGCATCTCCGCCTTTTCCAACTGACGCCCACTGAACACCAACCGACCGATCTTCAGCCATGACCCTTTCGAACCTGGACCGCGCCGAGGTGGTGAAACGCCTGATCCACCCGCGATCGATCGCCGTGATCGGCGCCTCGGCCGACTTCGGCAAGATCAACGGCCGCCCGCTCAAGCACCTGCTGGAGAAGGGCTACGCCGGCCGCATCCTGCCGGTCAATCCCAAGTACCGCGAGATCGCGGGCATGCGCTGCCATCCGGACATCGAGAGCCTGCCCGAGGCGGCAGACCTGGCGATCATCGCGGTACCGGCCGCCGA
Above is a window of Variovorax sp. RA8 DNA encoding:
- a CDS encoding IclR family transcriptional regulator produces the protein MTRPARSAVAAPAVVSKKRPAARASAPAAQAEEPATGSSAERSLRLLALLANEGRALSLAELAAQLSLPKGTAHRICTQLLATGFLARDVDERMFSVGPALRQLAFDTLNHGVVRGLRHEVLSELVHQVGETCNFTTLDGVQVLYLDRVEAQWPLRLTLDVGSHVPLHCTASGKLFLAQMEKKERDAVIGQITLARMTANTITDADQLRAECEAIVRQGYSTDREEFIAGLVAVAVPVFDAAGKQRAAIAVHAPTARMTMEDAIKRIGALREAAGRMAGLL
- a CDS encoding LysR family transcriptional regulator; the encoded protein is MNLRSLDLNLLVIFDAVYKERSISKAARTLHLSQPTVSNALGRLRDRLGDPLFERSGQGMVPTSRAKTLAEPIRQALDALERGLRGDGDFDFAHSDREFVVAVEDYGETIILPRFVDWLAKVAPRIRIRIRPEPSAQLKGELRDGAVDLALDYFVPQEPAYRNKCVLTETLLSLSRRDHPEIGEKLGLETFLGLRHVVLAPRTNAMPMIDLALSKRGLARKIAVTVPHFLSMPVMVQTSDMICTLPRRMAHLYADHFRLKSHAVPLRMPSFPVYLIWHEVAERDASHRWFRNHLMDFCERL
- a CDS encoding enoyl-CoA hydratase-related protein, encoding MTEAAATVLMDRPLDGVARLKLNRPEARNALNQALRRALAEAFAQLDQDESVRCVLLCGGSHCFAAGADIKEIAALGASEVWRLAVPRYWKPIAEFSKPLIAAVAGPALGGGCELALHADVIVAARSARFGQPEVTVGIMPGGGATQRLMKTVGKYRAMKLMLTGEAVGADEALAMGMVSEVVDDEALEARALELAALIAARPPMALRLLKEVALAGADAPLSAGLLLERRAFELLFDSSDQKEGMQAFSERRVPRFAGR
- a CDS encoding thiolase family protein is translated as MRADVAIVGYGRTPYSRAKPGEPVLTVDEYIAWAADLALQKAGMSKNDFDGQGLGVSHAEVAHTVNWSAATAENLGISPQVLLRGDQGGASAASMLIRAAAMIRSGIVDRVLVVGADTPLNIPSLAPGLPLSPERTRGVYWDFQGPFGVMGASAQFALVQTRYQHQYALKSEQLGKIAVTNRFHASLHPGAIYRQPFTLEDYMRSRVLSDPIRLLDCVPIVNGGLAYIVTSAETARTLTDRPVYLLGAGEANNYYHGSRALPDITTTGYAVAAPLAMQRAGVRHEDIDFLQPYDDYPFIAMMTIEDHGFCRKGEGGRFVEEHDLRFDGDFPMSTDGGQLSGGQPGGAIGGFMPLVEAVTQLRGEAGDRQVRDARIGIACGFGGIPYGRPGRSCISLILGTEP
- a CDS encoding Zn-ribbon domain-containing OB-fold protein; translated protein: MADLYPDKPQPTITDLTRPFWAGAREGRLMLQKCRRCATFNFHPKPWCIECGSRELDWTEARPFGTVYSHTVSRSVAMNYPGWEAELPVVMCLIDLDDGARMYGQLTDCAPALVRVGMRVEAHFQAIGEEAGIPRFRPLREGAAGER
- a CDS encoding acyl-CoA dehydrogenase, translating into MRDVPFDWKDALRFDDLLTPEEIMIRDAARDYAQGQLMPRIREAHRHETFDVGVMREMAELGFLGATIEGFGCAGISYVGYGLIAREFERVDTCFRSALGVQTTLSMTPIYLFGSQEQRERYLPAMARADKLGCFGLTEPDHGSDPGSMNSRARKVDGGYLLSGTKTWITHAPIADLMVVWAKDDDGRVRGFILERGMKGLATSKIEGKFSVRASPTGQIMMDDVFVPESQRLPGASGIGAPFACLNNARFGICWGALGAAEFCWHAARQYALDRKQFGRPLAANQLVQKKLADMQTEIVLGLHACLHLSRLRDQGRASPEMVSLLKRNCAGKALDIARAARDVHGGNGISDEYHVIRHVLNLETVNTLEGTHDIHALVLGRAQTGISAFSN